One window of Trifolium pratense cultivar HEN17-A07 linkage group LG5, ARS_RC_1.1, whole genome shotgun sequence genomic DNA carries:
- the LOC123884822 gene encoding uncharacterized protein LOC123884822 isoform X5 — translation MGLGKLFAHLLVLRSSGFSGKVFVGILSILCRMQAERDLAEGSCQICFIEEFMSDLFVHTSDDRVVLLPPMNGCGSDESLPSGDSRLCIWAKIKFLCIA, via the exons ATGGGTTTGGGTAAGCTTTTCGCCCACTTGCTTGTTTTACGTTCGTCTGGATTCAGCGGAAAGGTATTTGTCGGAATACTTTCCATTTTGTGTCGGATGCAGGCGGAAAGGGATTTGGCAGAAG GTTCTTGCCAGATTTGTTTCATTG AGGAGTTTATGTCCGACCTATTTGTGCATACAAG tGACGATCGAGTTGTGCTTTTGCCTCCGATGAACGGTTGTGGCAGCGACGAGTCTCTTCCTTCCGGCGACAGCCGATTGTGTAT TTGGGCTAAAATCAAGTTTCTTTGCATTGCTTGA
- the LOC123884822 gene encoding uncharacterized protein LOC123884822 isoform X9: MGLGKLFAHLLVLRSSGFSGKVFVGILSILCRMQAERDLAEGSCQICFIEEFMSDLFVHTSDDRVVLLPPMNGCGSDESLPSGDSRL, translated from the exons ATGGGTTTGGGTAAGCTTTTCGCCCACTTGCTTGTTTTACGTTCGTCTGGATTCAGCGGAAAGGTATTTGTCGGAATACTTTCCATTTTGTGTCGGATGCAGGCGGAAAGGGATTTGGCAGAAG GTTCTTGCCAGATTTGTTTCATTG AGGAGTTTATGTCCGACCTATTTGTGCATACAAG tGACGATCGAGTTGTGCTTTTGCCTCCGATGAACGGTTGTGGCAGCGACGAGTCTCTTCCTTCCGGCGACAGCCGATTGT GA
- the LOC123884822 gene encoding uncharacterized protein LOC123884822 isoform X6 produces MGLGKLFAHLLVLRSSGFSGKVFVGILSILCRMQAERDLAEGSCQICFIEEFMSDLFVHTSDDRVVLLPPMNGCGSDESLPSGDSRLCMNYLTLMVLII; encoded by the exons ATGGGTTTGGGTAAGCTTTTCGCCCACTTGCTTGTTTTACGTTCGTCTGGATTCAGCGGAAAGGTATTTGTCGGAATACTTTCCATTTTGTGTCGGATGCAGGCGGAAAGGGATTTGGCAGAAG GTTCTTGCCAGATTTGTTTCATTG AGGAGTTTATGTCCGACCTATTTGTGCATACAAG tGACGATCGAGTTGTGCTTTTGCCTCCGATGAACGGTTGTGGCAGCGACGAGTCTCTTCCTTCCGGCGACAGCCGATTGTGTAT GAACTATCTGACTCTAATGGTATTGATAATCTAA
- the LOC123884822 gene encoding uncharacterized protein LOC123884822 isoform X8: MGLGKLFAHLLVLRSSGFSGKVFVGILSILCRMQAERDLAEGSCQICFIEEFMSDLFVHTSDDRVVLLPPMNGCGSDESLPSGDSRLCIFICHHVD; this comes from the exons ATGGGTTTGGGTAAGCTTTTCGCCCACTTGCTTGTTTTACGTTCGTCTGGATTCAGCGGAAAGGTATTTGTCGGAATACTTTCCATTTTGTGTCGGATGCAGGCGGAAAGGGATTTGGCAGAAG GTTCTTGCCAGATTTGTTTCATTG AGGAGTTTATGTCCGACCTATTTGTGCATACAAG tGACGATCGAGTTGTGCTTTTGCCTCCGATGAACGGTTGTGGCAGCGACGAGTCTCTTCCTTCCGGCGACAGCCGATTGTGTAT ATTTATTTGTCACCATGTTGACTGA
- the LOC123884822 gene encoding uncharacterized protein LOC123884822 isoform X7 codes for MGLGKLFAHLLVLRSSGFSGKVFVGILSILCRMQAERDLAEGSCQICFIEEFMSDLFVHTSDDRVVLLPPMNGCGSDESLPSGDSRLFGLKSSFFALLE; via the exons ATGGGTTTGGGTAAGCTTTTCGCCCACTTGCTTGTTTTACGTTCGTCTGGATTCAGCGGAAAGGTATTTGTCGGAATACTTTCCATTTTGTGTCGGATGCAGGCGGAAAGGGATTTGGCAGAAG GTTCTTGCCAGATTTGTTTCATTG AGGAGTTTATGTCCGACCTATTTGTGCATACAAG tGACGATCGAGTTGTGCTTTTGCCTCCGATGAACGGTTGTGGCAGCGACGAGTCTCTTCCTTCCGGCGACAGCCGATTGT TTGGGCTAAAATCAAGTTTCTTTGCATTGCTTGAGTAG
- the LOC123884822 gene encoding uncharacterized protein LOC123884822 isoform X3 → MGLGKLFAHLLVLRSSGFSGKVFVGILSILCRMQAERDLAEGSCQICFIEEFMSDLFVHTSDDRVVLLPPMNGCGSDESLPSGDSRLCMSREGDVERTLKTVETGVGGRQPHC, encoded by the exons ATGGGTTTGGGTAAGCTTTTCGCCCACTTGCTTGTTTTACGTTCGTCTGGATTCAGCGGAAAGGTATTTGTCGGAATACTTTCCATTTTGTGTCGGATGCAGGCGGAAAGGGATTTGGCAGAAG GTTCTTGCCAGATTTGTTTCATTG AGGAGTTTATGTCCGACCTATTTGTGCATACAAG tGACGATCGAGTTGTGCTTTTGCCTCCGATGAACGGTTGTGGCAGCGACGAGTCTCTTCCTTCCGGCGACAGCCGATTGTGTAT GAGTCGAGAAGGAGATGTCGAACGGACTCTAAAGACGGTCGAAACAGGAGTAGGTGGCAGGCAACCACACTGCTAA
- the LOC123884822 gene encoding uncharacterized protein LOC123884822 isoform X1, which translates to MGLGKLFAHLLVLRSSGFSGKVFVGILSILCRMQAERDLAEGSCQICFIEEFMSDLFVHTSDDRVVLLPPMNGCGSDESLPSGDSRLYLFVTMLTERAKSKENSVVCSPSREAYKNLLAKSLNMKIDASSCPGS; encoded by the exons ATGGGTTTGGGTAAGCTTTTCGCCCACTTGCTTGTTTTACGTTCGTCTGGATTCAGCGGAAAGGTATTTGTCGGAATACTTTCCATTTTGTGTCGGATGCAGGCGGAAAGGGATTTGGCAGAAG GTTCTTGCCAGATTTGTTTCATTG AGGAGTTTATGTCCGACCTATTTGTGCATACAAG tGACGATCGAGTTGTGCTTTTGCCTCCGATGAACGGTTGTGGCAGCGACGAGTCTCTTCCTTCCGGCGACAGCCGATTGT ATTTATTTGTCACCATGTTGACTGAACGGGCTAAAAGTAAGGAAAACTCAGTTGTGTGTTCCCCTTCCAGGGAAGCTTACAAGAATTTACTTGCAAAATCCTTAAATATGAAGATTGATGCAAGTTCTTGTCCTGGctcttaa
- the LOC123884822 gene encoding uncharacterized protein LOC123884822 isoform X4 has protein sequence MGLGKLFAHLLVLRSSGFSGKVFVGILSILCRMQAERDLAEGSCQICFIEEFMSDLFVHTSDDRVVLLPPMNGCGSDESLPSGDSRLCMEAYKNLLAKSLNMKIDASSCPGS, from the exons ATGGGTTTGGGTAAGCTTTTCGCCCACTTGCTTGTTTTACGTTCGTCTGGATTCAGCGGAAAGGTATTTGTCGGAATACTTTCCATTTTGTGTCGGATGCAGGCGGAAAGGGATTTGGCAGAAG GTTCTTGCCAGATTTGTTTCATTG AGGAGTTTATGTCCGACCTATTTGTGCATACAAG tGACGATCGAGTTGTGCTTTTGCCTCCGATGAACGGTTGTGGCAGCGACGAGTCTCTTCCTTCCGGCGACAGCCGATTGTGTAT GGAAGCTTACAAGAATTTACTTGCAAAATCCTTAAATATGAAGATTGATGCAAGTTCTTGTCCTGGctcttaa
- the LOC123884822 gene encoding uncharacterized protein LOC123884822 isoform X2, producing the protein MGLGKLFAHLLVLRSSGFSGKVFVGILSILCRMQAERDLAEEEFMSDLFVHTSDDRVVLLPPMNGCGSDESLPSGDSRLYLFVTMLTERAKSKENSVVCSPSREAYKNLLAKSLNMKIDASSCPGS; encoded by the exons ATGGGTTTGGGTAAGCTTTTCGCCCACTTGCTTGTTTTACGTTCGTCTGGATTCAGCGGAAAGGTATTTGTCGGAATACTTTCCATTTTGTGTCGGATGCAGGCGGAAAGGGATTTGGCAGAAG AGGAGTTTATGTCCGACCTATTTGTGCATACAAG tGACGATCGAGTTGTGCTTTTGCCTCCGATGAACGGTTGTGGCAGCGACGAGTCTCTTCCTTCCGGCGACAGCCGATTGT ATTTATTTGTCACCATGTTGACTGAACGGGCTAAAAGTAAGGAAAACTCAGTTGTGTGTTCCCCTTCCAGGGAAGCTTACAAGAATTTACTTGCAAAATCCTTAAATATGAAGATTGATGCAAGTTCTTGTCCTGGctcttaa